From a region of the Streptacidiphilus albus JL83 genome:
- a CDS encoding toprim domain-containing protein, translated as MPSNTQKEFLAEASGRYEKALKGNAYAESYLAKRFGDRWQDSARLFQLGVVADPLPGHEQYKGMLSIPYCAPYGIVGIKFRCLLDHDCKSVHKTRYMNPPGQGQRLYNTTDLFRTEDYIAVAEGEIDAQTSHLAGIPTVGAPGAGSWKDAFTRMIRGYEVVYIYADNDDDGVGLEKFANPLADKLRGSRVILLPKGHDVNSFVVENGYDALRQLLGVD; from the coding sequence GTGCCATCGAATACGCAGAAAGAGTTTTTGGCGGAAGCTTCGGGACGGTACGAAAAGGCTCTCAAGGGAAACGCGTACGCCGAGAGCTATTTGGCGAAGAGGTTCGGGGACCGGTGGCAGGACAGCGCACGATTGTTTCAACTAGGCGTCGTCGCCGACCCGCTTCCGGGACATGAGCAGTACAAAGGAATGCTGTCGATTCCCTACTGTGCCCCGTACGGAATTGTCGGCATCAAGTTCCGTTGTCTTCTGGACCACGACTGCAAGTCGGTCCACAAGACGCGGTACATGAACCCTCCCGGGCAGGGTCAACGGCTCTACAACACGACGGACCTGTTCCGTACCGAGGACTACATTGCCGTTGCCGAGGGCGAGATTGACGCACAGACGTCCCACTTGGCAGGCATTCCAACGGTGGGGGCACCGGGGGCCGGCAGTTGGAAAGATGCGTTCACGCGCATGATCCGAGGATATGAAGTCGTCTACATCTATGCAGACAATGACGACGATGGCGTTGGCCTCGAAAAGTTCGCCAATCCTTTGGCGGACAAGCTGAGAGGAAGTCGCGTGATTCTTCTGCCGAAGGGTCACGACGTGAACAGCTTCGTGGTCGAGAACGGCTATGACGCGCTGCGACAACTATTGGGGGTGGATTGA
- a CDS encoding DUF1003 domain-containing protein, with the protein MVRHRHPANIELHDNRTLGDRAADVVAARMGSWTFLGIQSLFIVAWMVWAKWDQFPWILLNLLFSIQAAYSAPLLQLSQNRQSEHDRHRAETDYETNAEALRLLRILAKETPNEYSE; encoded by the coding sequence TTGGTTAGACATCGACATCCCGCAAACATCGAACTGCACGACAATCGCACACTCGGAGACAGGGCCGCAGACGTCGTTGCCGCCCGCATGGGCTCATGGACCTTCCTGGGAATCCAATCCCTGTTCATCGTCGCATGGATGGTCTGGGCAAAGTGGGACCAGTTCCCGTGGATTCTTCTGAACCTGCTTTTCTCCATTCAGGCCGCGTACTCCGCACCACTGCTACAGCTCTCCCAGAACAGGCAGAGCGAGCATGACCGCCATCGGGCGGAAACCGACTACGAAACCAATGCAGAAGCGCTCCGGCTTCTGCGCATCCTCGCAAAGGAGACACCCAATGAGTATTCAGAGTGA
- a CDS encoding CHAP domain-containing protein translates to MSGMNAMIAECKKYVDEGYRAGPTDHTIFGAWYGLDYNPYCDEFVSYCGAASGNTAAIGHFAYCPSHVDWFRSRNQWSEYPKIGAIVFYDWDDDGIADHTGIVVSFDDDTITCYEGDTVGPNDGPYGVWERTRARKVPNVLGYGYPSYPADQAPPAAVPPAKPHVPAYPGPTFLPGCYSTSTTLLDHQLIHLGYAYAYHYGPGPYYGSGTEAAVYAFLAKHPDLWVNGKPDDICGPRTWDAIFSAG, encoded by the coding sequence ATGTCCGGAATGAACGCCATGATTGCCGAATGCAAGAAGTACGTTGATGAGGGCTACCGCGCCGGCCCGACCGATCACACCATCTTTGGTGCCTGGTACGGTCTGGACTACAACCCGTACTGCGATGAATTCGTTTCCTACTGTGGTGCCGCATCCGGCAACACAGCCGCCATCGGCCATTTCGCGTATTGCCCGTCGCACGTCGATTGGTTCAGGTCCCGCAATCAGTGGTCCGAGTACCCAAAGATCGGTGCCATTGTCTTCTATGACTGGGACGACGATGGCATTGCCGATCACACGGGCATTGTCGTGAGCTTCGATGACGACACGATCACCTGCTATGAGGGCGACACCGTAGGCCCGAACGATGGCCCGTACGGCGTGTGGGAGCGCACCAGGGCGAGGAAGGTCCCGAACGTCCTGGGCTACGGCTACCCGTCCTACCCGGCCGACCAGGCCCCGCCGGCCGCCGTTCCGCCGGCCAAGCCTCACGTCCCGGCCTACCCCGGACCGACGTTCCTGCCTGGTTGCTACAGCACCAGCACCACACTGCTTGACCACCAGCTCATTCACCTGGGCTACGCGTACGCCTACCACTACGGCCCGGGGCCGTACTACGGATCGGGTACCGAGGCGGCCGTGTACGCGTTCCTGGCCAAGCATCCCGATCTCTGGGTGAACGGCAAGCCGGATGACATCTGTGGTCCCCGTACCTGGGACGCGATTTTCAGCGCCGGCTGA
- a CDS encoding phage tail tape measure protein, with protein sequence MPNTEAKLEIIVGGNAESAMLALYDLGYKAESAGERMTEALRAVASPITSLIDRVKEFGDNVSERAQQIGEDFLGIRIKAEEVGEGIAEGADVAAEGLGKLAERAGAVGPELDASTAKGLEGLDALAARSAEIGPEMDVAAAEGAEGLEVLGLKARETGVRVAEAGAEAGEAEGIFSKLGELGAMAGGWIGLAFGVEETGKEFVKLGGEYEQNLNLISALTKGNHDTSLSMDQIKSGLDRLTPQFTQYGYSTAEASEGLATLIKAGHSAKDSMQELVPSLQLARATQIDAGEASEMMSETLNTFNLKASDAQSIADAMSQAFHQGTMSIGDLTYSLKYVGTQAHASGLSLQQTNALLVELSKHSIKGSSAGTGLKDVLLNLEAPTTAAATELTKLGVNVYDSSGKMQGMGSIISQLQDKMSGLTQQQQIAAEKIIFGKVAIQAASTIIGDGAGKFDMYTAAMSKSGSAAEAAKAKTAGFSGAVNRMTAMIESGMENLYIKVAPALAKGLTTIIDGVQWVATAVGTMVDKFHLVAGARLEIALISKAVQVFWKSFVNSGGVKAIEGAFGDIQKAIGKLGGVINGQLLPWFRKLLPTIQPIVVELGKLWAKAFEFIKVVMDTAIAVISFTWAHFGKYILDVITIAWNLVAGVVMGAFKILEGVFDFFDGLFTGNWSKMWRGLGEILQGAWKIIVSVFKSLLQLLIKTVTVFIPELFSAGINLIEGLFNGISSMGGWLAGKIGSFIKSSVTGPVKSLLGIFSPSRVFAGFGMNTALGFAQGVDDHAHKAVAAVVRMTNKVTTAVQNSNVLKHRKEAHHKHHRKTHHKHEEDSSGSYKSTDTYAQYPLHVTVNVAGNVWTEKQLAKALVTDMRDELLVLARRNGGRTGL encoded by the coding sequence TTGCCGAACACTGAGGCAAAGCTAGAAATCATTGTCGGCGGCAACGCCGAATCAGCAATGCTCGCCCTGTATGACCTGGGTTACAAAGCCGAGTCGGCCGGCGAGCGCATGACCGAGGCATTGCGTGCGGTGGCCTCTCCGATCACCAGCCTGATTGATCGGGTCAAAGAGTTCGGAGACAACGTCTCCGAGCGTGCACAGCAGATTGGTGAGGACTTCCTAGGTATCCGCATCAAGGCCGAGGAAGTGGGAGAGGGCATTGCCGAGGGGGCCGACGTTGCGGCCGAGGGCCTGGGCAAGCTTGCCGAACGGGCCGGCGCTGTAGGGCCCGAACTGGACGCCAGCACCGCGAAGGGCCTTGAGGGTCTGGACGCTCTTGCCGCTCGATCGGCAGAGATCGGCCCTGAGATGGACGTAGCCGCGGCCGAGGGTGCCGAGGGCCTTGAAGTCCTCGGGCTCAAGGCCAGGGAGACAGGCGTCCGTGTGGCCGAGGCTGGTGCCGAAGCCGGCGAAGCCGAAGGCATTTTCTCCAAGCTTGGCGAGCTGGGCGCAATGGCTGGCGGATGGATCGGCCTAGCGTTCGGCGTCGAGGAAACTGGCAAAGAGTTCGTGAAGCTGGGTGGCGAGTATGAGCAGAACCTCAACCTGATTTCGGCATTGACCAAGGGTAACCACGACACGTCGTTGTCGATGGACCAAATCAAGTCGGGGCTTGACAGGCTGACGCCACAGTTCACGCAGTACGGGTACAGCACCGCCGAGGCGTCCGAAGGATTGGCCACGCTCATCAAGGCCGGCCACAGTGCCAAAGACTCCATGCAGGAACTTGTTCCCTCCCTCCAACTGGCCCGTGCCACACAGATCGATGCCGGTGAAGCCTCGGAAATGATGTCCGAGACGCTGAACACCTTCAACCTCAAAGCCTCGGATGCACAGTCCATTGCCGACGCAATGTCACAGGCATTCCACCAAGGGACGATGTCCATTGGTGACCTGACGTACAGCCTGAAATACGTTGGCACTCAGGCGCACGCGTCGGGCCTGTCGCTCCAGCAGACGAACGCGCTCCTGGTCGAACTGTCCAAGCATTCCATCAAGGGTTCCTCGGCCGGCACGGGCCTCAAGGATGTGCTGTTGAACCTTGAGGCTCCGACCACGGCCGCAGCCACTGAGCTGACAAAGCTCGGCGTCAATGTCTATGACTCGTCCGGCAAGATGCAGGGCATGGGAAGCATCATTTCCCAGCTACAGGACAAGATGTCGGGCCTGACGCAGCAGCAGCAGATTGCCGCCGAAAAGATCATTTTCGGCAAGGTCGCCATTCAGGCAGCATCGACCATCATCGGTGACGGTGCGGGCAAGTTCGACATGTATACGGCGGCAATGTCCAAGTCGGGCAGCGCCGCCGAGGCGGCAAAGGCCAAGACTGCCGGCTTCTCCGGTGCGGTCAACCGCATGACCGCAATGATTGAGTCCGGCATGGAGAACCTTTACATCAAGGTTGCTCCGGCACTGGCCAAGGGACTGACCACCATCATTGATGGCGTCCAATGGGTAGCAACTGCCGTGGGAACAATGGTCGACAAGTTTCACCTTGTCGCAGGTGCACGTCTAGAGATAGCCCTGATCTCCAAAGCCGTCCAAGTGTTTTGGAAGTCTTTTGTCAACAGTGGCGGAGTGAAAGCCATCGAGGGTGCCTTTGGCGACATCCAAAAGGCCATAGGCAAATTGGGTGGGGTCATCAATGGGCAACTACTGCCTTGGTTCCGGAAACTGCTACCGACGATACAGCCAATCGTTGTCGAGCTGGGCAAACTCTGGGCGAAAGCCTTTGAATTCATCAAGGTTGTCATGGACACGGCCATCGCGGTCATTTCATTCACTTGGGCGCATTTTGGCAAATACATCCTCGATGTGATCACCATTGCCTGGAATCTTGTGGCCGGCGTCGTCATGGGTGCCTTCAAAATTCTAGAGGGCGTCTTTGATTTTTTCGACGGTCTTTTCACCGGCAATTGGTCGAAAATGTGGCGCGGACTGGGCGAAATCCTGCAAGGTGCCTGGAAAATCATTGTGTCGGTCTTTAAATCGCTGCTCCAACTTTTGATCAAAACCGTGACCGTCTTCATTCCCGAACTGTTCAGTGCGGGCATCAATTTGATCGAGGGCCTGTTCAACGGGATTTCCTCAATGGGCGGATGGCTGGCCGGCAAGATCGGCTCATTCATCAAAAGCAGCGTCACCGGTCCCGTGAAAAGCCTACTCGGCATCTTCTCGCCCTCACGCGTCTTCGCCGGATTCGGCATGAATACCGCCCTCGGCTTTGCCCAGGGCGTAGACGACCACGCGCACAAGGCTGTTGCGGCAGTAGTCCGCATGACCAACAAGGTAACCACGGCTGTTCAGAATTCCAATGTGCTCAAGCACAGGAAGGAAGCGCACCACAAGCACCACCGCAAGACCCATCACAAGCACGAAGAGGATTCGTCGGGCAGTTACAAGAGCACCGACACCTATGCGCAGTACCCGTTGCACGTGACCGTCAATGTGGCGGGAAACGTGTGGACAGAAAAGCAGTTGGCTAAGGCATTGGTCACTGACATGCGAGACGAATTGCTCGTTCTCGCTCGCCGGAACGGCGGTCGCACCGGCTTGTAA
- a CDS encoding DnaB-like helicase C-terminal domain-containing protein has translation MLTLVRARRMGGKAGEPIPAAFPALERAGVHVRRGQLTLIAAGPGVGKSALVATIAVMAEVPTLYFSADSDAFTQYTRLGAMVTETEVWKVEKDLEEGRSVHYDMQINRLDYLRWNFDPSPTLDTLDLDVQAFGYAYGCWPQLIVIDNLKNVWSDSDGEFNRLGEIIDFLHELGRTTGAAIIALHHLTGEYDDGIRAAPMSALLGKISKVPEMILTLHKTGSSDFGNMILNVSPVKNRGGRADPSGNWSIELPADLERMRIG, from the coding sequence TTGCTGACGCTTGTGCGGGCAAGACGCATGGGCGGCAAAGCAGGTGAACCTATTCCGGCGGCATTCCCTGCCCTGGAAAGGGCAGGGGTGCACGTCCGCCGTGGTCAGCTCACGCTGATTGCAGCAGGACCGGGCGTAGGAAAATCGGCATTGGTCGCAACCATTGCGGTCATGGCAGAAGTGCCAACACTGTACTTCTCGGCGGACAGTGACGCATTCACTCAGTACACGCGTTTGGGTGCCATGGTCACGGAAACGGAGGTTTGGAAGGTAGAGAAAGACCTTGAGGAAGGTAGGTCGGTGCACTATGACATGCAAATCAACCGGCTCGACTACCTCAGGTGGAACTTTGATCCGTCGCCGACGCTCGACACATTGGACCTTGATGTTCAGGCATTCGGCTACGCGTACGGCTGTTGGCCGCAACTGATTGTCATCGACAATCTCAAGAACGTGTGGTCCGATTCGGACGGGGAATTCAACCGCCTCGGCGAGATCATCGACTTCCTGCATGAACTGGGCAGGACCACAGGCGCGGCAATCATCGCACTTCACCATCTGACCGGTGAATACGACGACGGTATTCGAGCGGCGCCCATGTCCGCGCTACTGGGCAAGATTTCCAAGGTTCCGGAAATGATCCTCACCCTTCACAAAACCGGGTCGAGCGACTTCGGAAACATGATCCTGAACGTCTCGCCCGTCAAGAACCGTGGCGGACGGGCCGACCCCTCGGGAAACTGGTCAATCGAGTTGCCGGCCGACCTAGAAAGGATGCGCATTGGTTAG
- a CDS encoding DNA cytosine methyltransferase produces MTEAQTAVDLFAGTGWAVAAERLGINEIGVEINPFACASRAAAGFATVQGDVTEINPAHFIGVDGVIGSPPCQDFSDAGLRAGIAGRTGRLVREPMRWVHIIRPRWVVFEQVPPVLPIWHECARELEEAGYKTAVGLLRAEQYGAATARKRAILIARLDRQAKLPEATHSQFYNRSPSQRDLGVKDWISVAEALDLSPGGSIGMNRKKPSPRHLTADFRSTDIPSLCLTRFANAWHIRDQGDPVGRLVTPDELARIQSYPAGFPFAGATKTKIVQVANSVPPAMGEAILKEVISCEA; encoded by the coding sequence TTGACCGAGGCTCAAACAGCCGTTGACCTTTTCGCGGGTACCGGTTGGGCAGTAGCGGCAGAGCGTCTAGGTATCAATGAAATCGGCGTCGAGATCAATCCGTTTGCGTGCGCGAGTCGAGCCGCGGCCGGCTTCGCCACCGTTCAAGGTGACGTCACAGAAATCAATCCGGCTCACTTCATCGGCGTTGATGGCGTCATTGGTTCACCACCGTGCCAGGATTTCAGTGATGCCGGCCTGAGAGCCGGTATCGCGGGACGCACAGGCAGGCTCGTTCGTGAGCCGATGCGTTGGGTCCACATCATCCGGCCCCGATGGGTGGTGTTTGAACAGGTCCCGCCCGTACTGCCCATTTGGCATGAGTGCGCGAGAGAGCTTGAGGAAGCCGGCTACAAAACGGCGGTCGGTCTGCTGCGGGCAGAACAGTACGGTGCCGCAACCGCTCGAAAGCGCGCCATCCTCATTGCTCGACTCGATCGGCAGGCAAAGCTACCCGAGGCGACTCACAGTCAGTTCTACAACCGGTCGCCCAGCCAACGGGACCTAGGCGTCAAAGACTGGATTTCCGTCGCCGAAGCACTGGACTTGAGTCCGGGTGGCTCCATCGGAATGAACCGAAAGAAGCCGTCACCACGCCACCTCACGGCGGACTTCCGTTCCACGGACATTCCCTCGCTCTGCCTCACGCGCTTTGCCAACGCATGGCACATACGCGACCAGGGCGACCCGGTAGGACGGTTGGTCACGCCCGATGAGTTGGCCAGGATTCAATCCTACCCAGCTGGCTTCCCGTTCGCCGGAGCCACAAAGACAAAAATCGTTCAAGTGGCGAACAGCGTACCGCCCGCAATGGGGGAGGCCATTCTAAAGGAGGTCATTTCTTGTGAAGCATGA
- a CDS encoding Lsr2 dimerization domain-containing protein codes for MAKKIRQIVDVTDDMTGEDVPEGKADSITLTLDGMTIDLDLHVDGANELRELLAPYFAAGSATLRRAAAGAPTMTATVVRGARRPSATRGTPRVRVSADDPHSPDARRKWLRAQGHEVNDRGRLAEALNEEYNKAHGLA; via the coding sequence ATGGCTAAGAAGATCCGTCAGATTGTCGATGTCACGGACGACATGACAGGGGAGGACGTCCCCGAGGGCAAAGCAGACTCCATCACGCTCACGCTCGACGGCATGACGATCGATCTCGATCTGCACGTGGACGGCGCGAACGAACTTCGTGAACTGCTGGCCCCGTATTTCGCTGCTGGATCGGCAACGCTGCGTCGAGCCGCGGCCGGGGCCCCAACGATGACCGCCACTGTCGTACGGGGTGCGCGCCGGCCGTCCGCCACACGTGGCACGCCGCGAGTCCGCGTCAGTGCCGATGACCCGCACTCCCCGGATGCTCGCCGAAAGTGGCTCCGGGCACAGGGACATGAGGTCAACGACCGTGGTCGTCTGGCCGAGGCTCTGAACGAGGAATACAACAAGGCACACGGACTCGCCTAG
- a CDS encoding IS630 family transposase: MELSIEQAAELRELANSQDVAAVLATRARIVLWSHEGRRRMDVAELAGVSLPTVDRWKARYAERGLAGLEGDQRGAGREQVTPQTRSRVIALTRMSPPADSGLSHWSTRTLARYLKRAEGVVVSWHYIARIWREEKLQPHRSGTFKISKDPAFADKVADVVGLYLAPPGGAVVLSVDEKTQIQALDRTQPLLPVAFAATEKRTHDYVRHGTTNLFAALNVGTGEVIGECRPTRDSKNFLAFMKKAVKPHKGKEIHVVLDNLSTHTTPEVKAWLADNPNIHFHFTPVGSSWINQIETWFGILTRQSIRRGTFASVNVLITQIRNYINSWNADAEPFTWAATAGEILAKVRLVQTNIKKLVDNNAK; this comes from the coding sequence ATGGAGCTCTCGATAGAACAGGCCGCTGAATTGCGGGAGTTGGCGAACAGCCAGGATGTGGCCGCCGTGCTGGCGACGCGGGCGCGGATCGTGCTGTGGTCGCACGAGGGGCGGCGGCGTATGGACGTTGCCGAACTCGCCGGGGTTTCCCTGCCGACGGTGGACCGCTGGAAGGCGCGCTATGCGGAACGCGGTCTGGCTGGGCTGGAGGGTGATCAGCGAGGTGCCGGCCGTGAACAGGTAACGCCGCAGACGCGGTCGCGGGTGATTGCGCTGACCCGCATGTCGCCGCCGGCCGACAGTGGCCTGTCGCACTGGTCGACGCGCACGCTGGCCCGGTATCTGAAGCGCGCCGAAGGCGTTGTCGTGTCCTGGCACTACATCGCGCGCATCTGGCGCGAGGAGAAACTCCAGCCGCATCGTTCGGGCACCTTCAAGATTTCGAAGGATCCCGCGTTCGCGGACAAGGTCGCCGACGTGGTCGGGCTCTACCTCGCCCCGCCCGGCGGGGCGGTGGTGCTGTCGGTCGACGAAAAGACGCAGATCCAGGCGCTGGACCGGACCCAGCCGTTGCTTCCGGTGGCCTTTGCGGCCACCGAGAAGCGCACCCACGATTACGTCCGCCACGGCACCACGAATCTGTTCGCCGCCCTCAATGTCGGCACCGGCGAAGTGATCGGCGAGTGCAGGCCGACCCGGGACAGCAAGAACTTCCTGGCCTTCATGAAGAAGGCCGTGAAGCCGCACAAGGGGAAGGAGATCCACGTCGTCCTGGACAACCTCTCCACGCACACCACGCCGGAAGTGAAGGCGTGGCTGGCCGACAATCCGAACATTCACTTCCATTTCACCCCTGTCGGGTCGTCGTGGATTAACCAGATCGAGACTTGGTTCGGAATCCTCACCCGTCAGTCGATCCGACGCGGCACCTTCGCCAGCGTCAACGTCCTGATCACCCAGATCCGGAACTACATCAACTCCTGGAACGCCGACGCCGAGCCCTTCACCTGGGCCGCCACTGCTGGAGAGATCCTCGCCAAGGTCCGCCTCGTCCAGACCAACATCAAGAAGCTCGTCGACAACAACGCAAAGTGA